The genomic window ATCTCCACCGCGCTCCCGGCGATCGACGCGGGGGCGCAGGTGACCGTGGCCTCCGATGCCTGCGCCGGTTCGGACGACGAGAACCACCAACGCGCCCTGGACGCGATGGGGCTCTATGCGCCCCAGCTCTTCGTGGTGACCACGGCAGAGGTCCTGGCGCTGGGCGAGCCACGAGAGGCCTGATGACCGAACCCGGCGGAGACCGGGCGCCGACCGCCGCTTCGGTGCGCCTGCTCTAGTCCACGGGCTCGATGGACAGACCGAGCTCGGCGAACTGCTCTGCCGGGCGGTGATAGCCGCGCACCAGGTGACGGATCCCGCCGATGCGCGAGGGGCCGTCGGCGATGGCGGCCGCGATGACCGATGAGAAGCCGGCTCGCACATCAGGGACCTCGACGTGGGCCCCGCGCAGCTTGGACACGCCCTTGACGACGGCGGAGTGGACGGCGTTCGTGTCGTGGAAGCGGCACGACTCACCACCCAGGCAGGTCGCGAACAACTCGATCTCGGCGCCCATCTGCTGCAGCGCGGGCACATAGACCAACCGGTCCTCATAGACCGTCTCGTGCAGGACCGACATGCCGTCGGCCTGGGTGAACAGGACGACGAGGGGTGTCTGCCAGTCGGTCATGAACCCCGGGTGGGTGTCGGTCTGCACGGCGGCCGGTCGCAGCCCCTCGGGAGCAGTGGCGCGGATGTATTCATCGGTGATGTCGAACTGCGCACCCATGGAGTGCAGGGTCGTGATGGCCGTGACGAGCCGGTCCTGGGCACAGCCGTGGACCCGGACCTCGCCGCCGGTGACCAGTCCGGCCACCAGATAGCTGAACGCCTCGTTGCGGTCGCCCTCGAGATGCACCTGGGCACCCCGCAGCCGGTCGACGCCGTCGATGGTCCACTTGCGGCCGGGAGACAGGACGATCCGGGCCCCCATGCGCTGCAGGAACAGCGCCAGCTCGATGACCTCCGGCTCGGTGGCGGCGTTGCGCAGCACCGTGCGGCCCTCGGCCAGGGCGGCGGTCAGCAGCACGGTCTCGGTCGCGCCGACGCTGGGATAGGGCAGCTCGAGGCGGGTGCCGCGCAGGCGGGTGGCGCGGGCGGCGATGCCGTCCTCACGGTGCTCGATCTCGGCACCGAAGGCCGTCAGCGCCTCGATGTGAAAGTCCACGGGGCGACGGCCGATGGGATCGCCACCCACCAGGGGGACGAAGGCCTCACCGGTCAGGTGCAGGAGTGGGCCGAGCAGCAGGATCGGGATGCGGTTGAGGCCGCTGAACGAGAGCGGGACGTCGGCCGTCACCTGGTCGTGGGGCTCCACGGTGATGACGCCGTGGTCCTGGTCATAGTCCACGCCCACGCCCAGGGAGCGCAGGATGTCGGTCGTGATCGCCACGTCACCGACCTGCGGCACGTTGCTGATCCTGCTCGGGCCGTCGCCCAGGATGGCCGCCACCATGTGTTTGGTGGCTGCGTTCTTGGAGCCGCGCACGTGCACGTCGCCGCGCAGGGGGCCGGCGGGTGTCACTGACCACGCTGTTGCTGCCATAGCCACAGGCTACGCAGACCCAGCCGTCAGCGCACGACTCAGCACGGCTCGCCTCGGGCGGCGGCGGCACGGAGGCCGGTGTCGGTGGGCACTGACAGGCTGGGCCGATGAACGCACCGGATCAGAAGGAGACCCTGCACCGCTATCTCAAGAACGCCCGCGAGGCGCT from Ornithinimicrobium cryptoxanthini includes these protein-coding regions:
- the murA gene encoding UDP-N-acetylglucosamine 1-carboxyvinyltransferase, with the protein product MAATAWSVTPAGPLRGDVHVRGSKNAATKHMVAAILGDGPSRISNVPQVGDVAITTDILRSLGVGVDYDQDHGVITVEPHDQVTADVPLSFSGLNRIPILLLGPLLHLTGEAFVPLVGGDPIGRRPVDFHIEALTAFGAEIEHREDGIAARATRLRGTRLELPYPSVGATETVLLTAALAEGRTVLRNAATEPEVIELALFLQRMGARIVLSPGRKWTIDGVDRLRGAQVHLEGDRNEAFSYLVAGLVTGGEVRVHGCAQDRLVTAITTLHSMGAQFDITDEYIRATAPEGLRPAAVQTDTHPGFMTDWQTPLVVLFTQADGMSVLHETVYEDRLVYVPALQQMGAEIELFATCLGGESCRFHDTNAVHSAVVKGVSKLRGAHVEVPDVRAGFSSVIAAAIADGPSRIGGIRHLVRGYHRPAEQFAELGLSIEPVD